One segment of Phaeacidiphilus oryzae TH49 DNA contains the following:
- a CDS encoding TAXI family TRAP transporter solute-binding subunit → MGLGAGPGRRPGRRGGFRRLARSRWARIGAVLVVLAAGLFGWWASEPSGVAYPRGVVGLATGTADGVYDEYGRMLRPWVEHSIPGVRVRLDPTAGSLENLRRVSDGRDDFAIATVDAVAQFQASDPEAAGRLRGIARLYDDYVQLVVPAGSPVRSAADLRGRQVGVGQAGSGVALIAGRVLREAGLVPGRDLTAVPIGIHDAPTALVDGRLDAFFWSGGLPTGAVTALARRAEVRLVPLGGLVAGLNRLAGTGSPYRSSTIPAGIYAGTAGARPVATAAVANVLVTRADVASGLVERFTGAVIASRDAIGKVVHPAQLVDLRTAIYTDPLVLAAGARRYYVSTKP, encoded by the coding sequence ATGGGGCTGGGGGCGGGACCTGGGCGAAGACCCGGGCGGCGAGGCGGGTTCCGGCGGCTGGCGCGGTCGCGCTGGGCGCGGATCGGCGCGGTGCTGGTGGTGCTGGCCGCGGGGCTGTTCGGCTGGTGGGCGTCCGAGCCGTCGGGGGTGGCCTACCCGAGGGGCGTGGTCGGCCTGGCCACCGGCACCGCGGACGGGGTCTACGACGAGTACGGGCGGATGCTCAGACCGTGGGTGGAGCACTCGATACCGGGGGTGCGGGTGCGGCTCGACCCGACGGCCGGGTCCCTGGAGAACCTGCGGCGGGTGTCCGACGGGCGGGACGACTTCGCGATCGCCACGGTGGACGCGGTGGCCCAGTTCCAGGCGTCCGACCCGGAGGCGGCCGGGCGGCTGCGCGGGATCGCGCGGCTCTACGACGACTACGTGCAGCTGGTGGTGCCCGCCGGCTCGCCGGTGCGGAGCGCGGCCGACCTCCGCGGGCGGCAGGTGGGGGTGGGGCAGGCCGGGTCCGGGGTCGCGCTGATCGCCGGGCGGGTGCTGCGGGAGGCGGGGCTGGTCCCGGGGCGGGACCTGACGGCGGTGCCGATCGGGATCCACGACGCGCCGACGGCGCTGGTGGACGGGCGGCTGGACGCGTTCTTCTGGTCCGGGGGGCTGCCCACCGGGGCGGTGACGGCGCTGGCGCGGCGGGCGGAGGTGCGGCTGGTGCCGCTGGGCGGGCTGGTGGCGGGGCTGAACCGGCTTGCGGGGACGGGGAGTCCGTACCGGTCCTCGACGATTCCGGCGGGGATCTACGCGGGGACCGCGGGGGCGCGACCGGTGGCCACGGCGGCGGTGGCGAATGTCCTGGTGACCCGGGCGGATGTGGCCTCGGGGCTGGTGGAGCGGTTCACGGGGGCGGTGATCGCCTCGCGCGACGCGATCGGGAAGGTGGTGCACCCGGCCCAGCTGGTGGATCTACGTACCGCGATCTATACCGATCCGCTGGTGCTGGCCGCGGGGGCGCGCCGGTACTACGTCTCGACGAAGCCGTGA
- a CDS encoding antitoxin: MGLSDQLKDAFHQAKKKADEFADKHSDQIEAAKEKVGETASRAKEKAGTFADRHSEQIGSAMDKVGETADKATKGKYSDQIGAGRDKAKSALSDFAQSQGSDSPPPAGAPQAGASGGGGPGPSQPPTPPVPPTGPGQDQSETK, translated from the coding sequence ATGGGACTCTCGGACCAGCTGAAGGACGCTTTCCACCAGGCCAAGAAGAAGGCGGACGAATTCGCCGACAAGCACAGCGACCAGATCGAGGCGGCGAAGGAGAAGGTCGGGGAGACCGCGAGCAGGGCCAAGGAGAAGGCCGGCACCTTCGCCGACCGGCACAGCGAGCAGATCGGCTCCGCGATGGACAAGGTCGGCGAGACCGCCGACAAGGCCACCAAGGGCAAGTACTCCGACCAGATCGGCGCCGGCCGGGACAAGGCGAAGTCCGCGCTCAGCGACTTCGCCCAGTCCCAGGGGAGCGACTCGCCGCCGCCCGCTGGGGCACCGCAGGCGGGCGCCTCAGGCGGCGGCGGCCCGGGGCCGTCTCAGCCGCCCACCCCGCCGGTCCCGCCGACCGGGCCGGGTCAGGACCAGAGCGAGACGAAGTAG
- a CDS encoding SDR family oxidoreductase, with translation MIPGARERRVDAGDVSLAVVEAGDPDRPTLLFVHGYPDSKKVWEPVMSRLADRYHVVAYDVRGAGRSTAPAPAAANYRLERLESDVTAVLDSLGAGPGAAPVHLVGHDWGSVQGWEFATSTALRGRLASFTSISGPCLDHFGHWMKRRYGRPTPRRAVQALGQGARSWYVYALHTPRLPELLWRGPLGKAWPGLLSRVEHLPRSADYPGPTLPEDAANGAWLYRANVRERLLHPRRDRIAHVPVQLIVPAHDPYLSPRLYDDLDEWAPVLRRRSLDSGHWAPRTRPDVLARMIADFVEDTAAGAVTGDTTRPQVARTEPHAPGSPQSSRAESRAEAKASRWTAHYAGRLALVTGAGSGIGRATTLALVEAGARVVAVDRDAASAARTAELAALIAGSGGAAHPEQADVSDERAMTELAEKVHAQYGVLDLLVNNAGIGHGGAFMDTTTAEWKRVLDVNLWGVIHGCLLFGRAMAERGQGGHIVNIASAAALQPSRALPAYSTSKAAVLMLSECLRAELADRGVGVTAVCPGFVNTAITTTAGFSGVDEEEQARLRARSTRLYRLRNYRPEKVAEAVLRAAVRNTAVQPVAPEAHLFRGVARLSPALRRLMARAEPPV, from the coding sequence ATGATTCCTGGCGCGCGCGAGCGCCGTGTGGACGCCGGCGACGTCAGTCTCGCCGTCGTCGAGGCAGGCGACCCGGACCGCCCGACCCTCCTCTTCGTCCACGGCTACCCGGACTCGAAGAAGGTCTGGGAGCCCGTCATGTCCCGGCTGGCCGACCGCTACCACGTGGTCGCCTACGACGTACGGGGCGCCGGCCGGTCCACCGCCCCCGCCCCGGCGGCCGCCAACTACCGCCTGGAGCGCCTGGAGTCGGACGTCACCGCCGTCCTCGACAGCCTCGGCGCCGGCCCCGGGGCCGCCCCCGTCCACCTCGTCGGCCACGACTGGGGCTCCGTCCAGGGCTGGGAGTTCGCCACCTCGACCGCGCTGCGCGGCCGGCTCGCCTCCTTCACCAGCATCTCCGGCCCCTGCCTGGACCACTTCGGGCACTGGATGAAGCGCCGCTACGGCCGCCCCACCCCCCGCCGGGCCGTTCAGGCCCTCGGCCAGGGCGCCCGCTCCTGGTACGTCTACGCCCTCCACACCCCGCGGCTGCCCGAACTCCTGTGGCGCGGACCGCTCGGCAAGGCCTGGCCGGGCCTCCTCTCCCGGGTCGAGCACCTGCCGCGCAGCGCCGACTACCCCGGCCCGACCCTTCCCGAGGACGCCGCCAACGGCGCCTGGCTGTACCGCGCCAACGTCCGCGAGCGGCTGCTCCACCCGCGCCGGGACCGGATCGCGCACGTCCCGGTCCAGCTGATCGTCCCGGCCCACGACCCCTACCTCTCGCCGCGGCTCTACGACGACCTGGACGAATGGGCCCCGGTCCTCCGCCGCCGCAGCCTGGACTCCGGCCACTGGGCCCCGCGCACCCGCCCCGACGTCCTCGCCCGCATGATCGCCGACTTCGTCGAGGACACCGCCGCCGGCGCCGTCACCGGCGACACCACGCGCCCCCAGGTCGCCCGTACCGAACCGCACGCCCCCGGCTCACCCCAATCCTCCCGTGCGGAGTCCCGGGCCGAGGCCAAGGCGTCCCGCTGGACGGCCCACTACGCCGGCCGCCTCGCCCTGGTCACCGGCGCCGGCAGCGGGATCGGCCGGGCCACCACCCTCGCCCTGGTCGAGGCCGGCGCCCGGGTCGTCGCGGTCGACCGGGACGCCGCCTCCGCCGCCCGCACCGCCGAACTCGCCGCCCTGATCGCCGGGTCCGGCGGCGCCGCCCACCCCGAGCAGGCGGACGTCTCAGACGAGCGGGCCATGACCGAGCTGGCCGAGAAGGTGCACGCCCAGTACGGCGTTCTCGACCTGCTGGTGAACAACGCCGGGATCGGCCACGGCGGCGCCTTCATGGACACCACCACCGCCGAGTGGAAGCGCGTCCTCGACGTCAACCTGTGGGGCGTGATCCACGGCTGCCTCCTCTTCGGCCGCGCGATGGCCGAGCGCGGGCAGGGCGGACACATCGTCAACATCGCCTCAGCGGCGGCACTTCAGCCCTCCCGCGCGCTCCCGGCGTACAGTACGTCCAAAGCCGCCGTGCTCATGCTCAGCGAGTGCCTGCGTGCCGAACTGGCCGACCGGGGCGTCGGGGTGACCGCCGTCTGCCCGGGCTTCGTCAACACCGCGATCACCACCACAGCCGGGTTCAGCGGGGTCGACGAGGAGGAGCAGGCCCGGCTTCGTGCCCGCAGCACGAGGCTGTACCGTCTCCGGAACTACCGTCCGGAGAAGGTGGCCGAGGCGGTGCTGCGTGCCGCGGTGCGGAACACCGCGGTGCAACCGGTCGCCCCGGAGGCACACCTCTTCCGTGGCGTGGCCCGGCTCTCGCCCGCCCTCCGGCGGCTGATGGCGCGGGCCGAACCGCCCGTCTGA
- a CDS encoding class III extradiol ring-cleavage dioxygenase family protein encodes MALKIATVPAAPLLVPEVAAGAAPELAELREAAREAVRALREGSPEALVVVGAAADRSARGVFPPGSPGSFRPFGVDRGVRLGGAETPPDARVLPRSLAVGAWLVADAGWAEAPAVGLAVGPSASPERCLQAGRELVEDVYAGQDLAVLVLADGSACRTLKAPGYLDPRAEGYDAALAAALAAADADALAALDPGLSAELQAEGRAPWQVAAGAAQAHAKAAGAQDALTGRLLREEAPYGVGYFVSLWS; translated from the coding sequence ATGGCCCTGAAGATCGCGACCGTTCCCGCCGCCCCCCTGCTCGTTCCGGAGGTCGCGGCGGGGGCCGCGCCGGAGCTCGCGGAGCTCCGCGAAGCCGCCCGGGAGGCCGTCCGCGCGCTGCGCGAGGGCTCCCCGGAGGCGCTCGTGGTGGTGGGGGCCGCCGCCGACCGTTCCGCACGCGGGGTCTTCCCGCCCGGATCCCCGGGCTCCTTCCGCCCCTTCGGGGTGGACCGCGGCGTCCGGCTGGGCGGCGCGGAGACCCCGCCGGACGCCCGGGTGCTGCCGCGCTCGCTCGCCGTCGGGGCCTGGCTGGTGGCCGACGCGGGCTGGGCGGAGGCCCCCGCCGTCGGCCTCGCGGTCGGCCCCTCCGCCTCACCCGAGCGCTGCCTGCAGGCCGGGCGCGAGCTGGTGGAGGACGTCTACGCCGGTCAGGACCTCGCCGTCCTGGTGCTCGCCGACGGCAGCGCCTGCCGGACCCTCAAGGCCCCCGGCTACCTGGACCCCCGCGCGGAGGGCTACGACGCCGCCCTGGCCGCCGCACTCGCCGCCGCCGACGCGGACGCCCTCGCCGCCCTCGACCCCGGACTCTCGGCGGAGCTCCAGGCGGAGGGCCGGGCCCCGTGGCAGGTCGCCGCGGGCGCGGCCCAGGCGCATGCGAAGGCGGCCGGGGCGCAGGACGCGCTCACCGGCCGCCTGCTCCGCGAGGAGGCGCCGTACGGGGTGGGCTACTTCGTCTCGCTCTGGTCCTGA
- a CDS encoding MerR family transcriptional regulator, which yields MAEARPRTGPRVPPQRAAAPPAEGRAEYRIDDLAREAGTTARNVRAYQDRGLLPRPDRRGRANVYGPAHLERLRLISQLLDRGHTLAGIKELIDAWENGTGLGGVLGLAAEVAGPWSDESAAELSRAELTAAFGHRDDEAVEKAVRLGVLEPVGEDRYRVPSPALIRLAAELHADGAPLGAIIDQLVTLRADLDGIAQSMVRFSATHLFAGYAGHPLSDHEAAEILSSVRRLRPLAQQAMEAELARALRAQALHLLNAALANEP from the coding sequence ATGGCCGAGGCCCGCCCCCGTACCGGTCCGCGGGTGCCGCCGCAGCGAGCGGCGGCGCCCCCGGCCGAGGGGCGGGCCGAGTACCGCATCGACGACCTGGCCCGGGAGGCCGGCACCACCGCCCGCAACGTCCGGGCCTACCAGGACCGCGGCCTGCTGCCCCGGCCCGACCGGCGCGGCCGGGCCAACGTCTACGGCCCCGCCCATCTGGAGCGCCTCCGGCTGATCTCGCAGCTCCTGGACCGCGGCCACACCCTGGCCGGCATCAAGGAGCTGATCGACGCCTGGGAGAACGGCACCGGCCTCGGCGGGGTACTCGGCCTGGCCGCCGAGGTCGCCGGGCCGTGGAGCGACGAGAGCGCCGCGGAGCTGTCCCGGGCCGAACTCACCGCCGCCTTCGGCCACCGCGACGACGAGGCGGTGGAGAAGGCGGTACGCCTGGGCGTCCTCGAACCGGTCGGCGAGGACCGCTACCGGGTGCCGAGCCCCGCGCTGATCCGCCTGGCGGCCGAACTCCACGCGGACGGCGCCCCGTTGGGCGCGATCATCGACCAGCTGGTGACCCTCCGCGCCGACCTCGACGGCATCGCCCAGTCCATGGTCCGCTTCAGCGCCACCCACCTCTTCGCCGGCTACGCCGGCCACCCCCTCTCGGACCACGAGGCCGCCGAGATCCTCTCCTCCGTCCGCCGTCTGCGGCCGCTGGCCCAGCAGGCGATGGAGGCCGAACTGGCCCGCGCGCTGCGGGCGCAGGCCCTCCACCTCCTCAACGCGGCCCTCGCCAACGAGCCCTGA
- a CDS encoding RelA/SpoT family protein: MTSEAGAVPGVPVPGPGAPGAPGAPGVPAAPAQRGRGARRGFAALLSTARPELPDAMEPVVRAHRARHPRMGRPELALLARAYQVAEASHRGQKRKSGEPYITHPLAVTMILAQLGAETTTLVAALLHDTVEDTDMTLRQVEEEFGPEVAYLVDGVTKLDKVDFGAAAEAETFRKMLVATGNDVRVMVIKLADRLHNMRTLKHMKPASQVRIAKVTRDVLIPLAERLGIQVVKTELEDLVFSVLHPQEHAATRALIAEHEAAVLGEDAPLRRFAARLRRQLREAGVRGEVGVRPRHCVSVHRTRLARGADAPPGPPAPGDLARVLVVVEEPADCYAVLGELHTCWTPLPGEFKDFVAAPKFNLYQSLHTAVLMAEGGGAAEVLVRTERMHQVAEFGVVALGGVPASAEPAEPEEGADPARPGWLERLLDWQRVTPDPDTFWSRLTADLSDDHELTVVTEDGRTLQLPAGADCVDAAYALGEAIGHRCVGARVNGRLVALSTQLSDGDVFDVLTEPPDSEPSGPSPLWLGHARTPQARIAIERWLTTHPCGPAPSASASAPPPAPAPASAGSGAGSDDGDAEAVAEDGADADTDAGGETDAESTSPVALDGLGITVAGRPGALPRLARCCTPVPPDPLVGFAIRGGAIAVHRADCPTAAGMVGKGRTPLEAGWTTAAGPAEPARPYRATVQVEALGRPRLLAELTAAISAAGVDITAAMVQPPRELRVRHTYTVVLPDAEALPPLMRAMLRVPGVYDVYRANRETAGDTGNAENPDDPENAAVGPLWGIRGMAAALFVADDAGETSRDPSEPGPPSN, from the coding sequence ATGACCAGCGAAGCCGGTGCAGTACCCGGAGTGCCCGTGCCGGGGCCGGGGGCGCCCGGAGCCCCCGGGGCCCCTGGGGTGCCCGCGGCCCCCGCCCAGCGCGGGCGGGGCGCGCGCCGCGGGTTCGCGGCGCTGCTGTCCACCGCGCGTCCGGAACTCCCGGACGCCATGGAACCGGTGGTCCGCGCCCACCGGGCCCGGCACCCGCGGATGGGCCGCCCCGAACTCGCCCTGCTGGCCCGGGCGTACCAGGTGGCCGAGGCCTCGCACCGGGGCCAGAAGCGGAAGAGCGGCGAGCCGTACATCACCCATCCGCTCGCGGTCACGATGATCCTCGCCCAACTCGGCGCCGAGACCACCACCCTGGTCGCCGCCCTCCTCCACGACACCGTGGAGGACACGGACATGACGCTGCGTCAGGTCGAGGAGGAGTTCGGCCCCGAGGTGGCCTACCTGGTCGACGGGGTGACCAAGCTGGACAAGGTCGACTTCGGCGCGGCGGCCGAGGCCGAGACCTTCCGCAAGATGCTCGTCGCCACCGGCAACGACGTCCGGGTGATGGTGATCAAGCTCGCCGACCGGCTGCACAACATGCGCACCCTGAAGCACATGAAGCCGGCCAGCCAGGTGCGGATCGCCAAGGTCACCCGGGACGTGCTCATCCCGCTCGCCGAGCGGCTCGGCATCCAGGTGGTCAAGACCGAGCTGGAGGACCTGGTCTTCTCCGTCCTCCATCCCCAGGAGCACGCCGCCACCCGCGCGCTGATCGCCGAGCACGAGGCGGCGGTGCTCGGCGAGGACGCCCCGCTGCGGCGGTTCGCGGCCAGACTCCGCCGCCAGCTGCGCGAGGCCGGGGTACGCGGGGAGGTCGGCGTCCGGCCGCGGCACTGCGTCTCGGTGCACCGCACCAGACTCGCCCGCGGCGCCGACGCGCCACCGGGGCCGCCGGCCCCGGGAGACCTGGCGCGGGTGCTGGTGGTGGTCGAGGAGCCGGCCGACTGCTACGCCGTGCTCGGCGAGCTCCACACCTGCTGGACGCCGCTGCCGGGGGAGTTCAAGGACTTCGTCGCCGCGCCCAAGTTCAACCTCTACCAGTCGCTGCACACCGCCGTGCTGATGGCGGAGGGCGGGGGAGCGGCCGAGGTGCTGGTCCGCACCGAACGGATGCACCAGGTGGCCGAGTTCGGGGTGGTCGCGCTGGGCGGGGTGCCGGCCAGCGCCGAGCCGGCGGAGCCAGAGGAGGGCGCCGACCCGGCCCGCCCCGGCTGGCTGGAGCGGCTGCTGGACTGGCAGCGGGTCACCCCCGATCCGGACACCTTCTGGTCCAGGCTCACCGCGGACCTCTCCGACGACCACGAGCTGACCGTGGTCACCGAGGACGGGCGGACCCTCCAGCTCCCGGCCGGCGCCGACTGCGTGGACGCGGCGTACGCGCTGGGCGAGGCGATCGGCCACCGCTGCGTCGGGGCCCGGGTCAACGGCCGGCTGGTCGCCCTCTCCACCCAGCTGTCCGACGGCGACGTGTTCGACGTCCTGACCGAGCCGCCGGACTCCGAGCCGAGCGGCCCGTCCCCGCTCTGGCTGGGCCACGCCAGAACCCCCCAGGCCAGGATCGCCATCGAACGCTGGCTCACCACCCACCCGTGCGGGCCCGCCCCGTCGGCTTCGGCGTCGGCGCCGCCTCCGGCTCCGGCTCCGGCTTCTGCGGGGTCCGGCGCGGGGTCCGACGACGGCGACGCCGAGGCCGTCGCTGAAGACGGCGCCGACGCCGACACCGACGCAGGTGGGGAGACAGACGCCGAGTCCACCTCCCCGGTCGCGCTCGACGGGCTCGGGATCACCGTCGCCGGCAGACCCGGCGCGCTGCCCCGCCTGGCCCGCTGCTGCACGCCGGTGCCGCCGGACCCGCTGGTCGGCTTCGCCATCCGCGGCGGCGCGATCGCCGTCCACCGGGCGGACTGCCCGACCGCCGCGGGAATGGTCGGCAAGGGCCGGACGCCACTGGAGGCCGGCTGGACGACGGCGGCCGGCCCCGCCGAGCCGGCCAGGCCGTACCGGGCCACCGTCCAGGTCGAGGCGCTCGGCCGGCCCCGCCTCCTCGCCGAGCTCACCGCGGCCATCTCGGCCGCCGGGGTGGACATCACCGCCGCCATGGTCCAGCCGCCGCGCGAACTGCGGGTCCGGCACACCTACACCGTCGTCCTCCCGGACGCCGAGGCGCTGCCGCCGCTGATGCGGGCCATGCTCCGGGTGCCCGGGGTGTACGACGTCTACCGGGCCAACCGGGAGACCGCCGGGGACACCGGAAACGCCGAAAACCCTGATGACCCGGAGAATGCCGCCGTGGGACCATTGTGGGGAATCCGCGGCATGGCCGCGGCGTTGTTTGTAGCGGACGACGCGGGGGAAACCTCCCGCGATCCGTCCGAACCCGGACCCCCGTCGAACTAA
- the miaA gene encoding tRNA (adenosine(37)-N6)-dimethylallyltransferase MiaA has product MNTPTRSPRVVAVVGATAAGKSDLAVALARKLGGEVVNADSMQLYRGMDIGTAKLTEAERQGVPHHLLDVWDVTVTASVAEYQRLARAVLDDLLARGRTPILVGGSGLYIRGAVDDLEFPGTDPAVRARLEAELAEQGSGALHARLAAADPAAAEAILPSNGRRIVRALEVVEITGRPFTANLPGHRSVYDAVQIGVRVPRPELDERIALRVDRMWRDGLVDEVRALEAEGLREGRTASRALGYQQVLAQLSGECAEEEAREETVRATRRFARRQESWFRRDPRVHWLDSRGPELVDEALDILAANGS; this is encoded by the coding sequence GTGAACACCCCCACCCGATCCCCCCGTGTCGTCGCCGTGGTCGGCGCCACCGCCGCCGGCAAGTCGGACCTCGCCGTGGCCCTCGCCCGCAAGCTCGGCGGCGAGGTCGTCAACGCCGACTCGATGCAGCTCTACCGGGGAATGGACATCGGCACCGCCAAGCTCACCGAGGCCGAGCGCCAAGGGGTGCCGCACCACCTGCTGGACGTCTGGGATGTCACCGTCACGGCCAGCGTCGCGGAGTACCAGCGGCTGGCCCGCGCGGTGCTGGACGACCTGCTGGCGCGCGGGCGCACGCCGATCCTGGTGGGCGGCTCCGGCCTGTACATCCGGGGCGCCGTGGACGATCTGGAGTTCCCCGGCACCGACCCGGCCGTACGGGCCCGGCTGGAGGCCGAGCTCGCCGAGCAGGGCTCCGGCGCGCTCCACGCACGGTTGGCCGCGGCCGACCCGGCGGCCGCCGAGGCCATCCTGCCCAGCAACGGCCGGCGGATCGTCCGCGCCCTGGAGGTGGTGGAGATCACCGGCCGCCCGTTCACCGCCAACCTCCCCGGCCACCGCTCGGTCTACGACGCGGTGCAGATCGGCGTCCGGGTGCCGCGCCCGGAGCTGGACGAGCGGATCGCCCTGCGGGTGGACCGGATGTGGCGGGACGGCCTGGTGGACGAGGTGCGCGCGCTGGAGGCGGAGGGGCTGCGGGAGGGCCGCACGGCCTCCCGGGCGCTCGGCTACCAGCAGGTGCTGGCGCAGCTCTCGGGGGAGTGCGCGGAGGAGGAGGCGCGCGAGGAGACCGTCCGCGCCACCCGCCGCTTCGCCCGGCGGCAGGAGTCCTGGTTCCGCCGCGACCCGCGGGTGCACTGGCTGGACAGCAGGGGCCCGGAGTTGGTCGACGAGGCGCTGGACATCCTTGCCGCGAACGGTAGTTGA
- the miaB gene encoding tRNA (N6-isopentenyl adenosine(37)-C2)-methylthiotransferase MiaB: protein MSARTYKVVTYGCQMNVHDSERLSGLLDDAGYARAPEGDEADVVVFNTCAVRENADNRLYGNLGRLAPVKARRDGMQIAVGGCLAQKDRDTIVRKAPWVDVVFGTHNIGSLPALLERSRVEREAQVEILDSLETFPSTLPTRRESAYAAWVAISVGCNNTCTFCIVPALRGKEKDRRPGDILAEVEALVAEGVTEVTLLGQNVNAYGSDIGDREAFSKLLRACGGVEGLERVRFTSPHPRDFTDDVIAAMAETPNVMHQLHMPLQSGSDSVLRAMRRSYRQERYLSIIEKVRAAMPDAAISTDIIVGFPGETDEDFEQTLHVVREARFAQAFTFQYSKRPGTPAAEMPDQVPKAVVQERYDRLIALQEEISWAENRKQVGRTLEVLVAEGEGRKDDRTDRLSGRAPDNRLVHFKRPAGEAPRPGDMVTVEVTYAAPHHLLAEGEPLALRRTRAGDAWEKRNAPAAPAAKGVMLGLPTVGAPAPAAAEAPGCGCD from the coding sequence ATGAGCGCGCGAACATACAAGGTGGTCACCTACGGCTGCCAGATGAATGTCCATGACTCCGAGCGGCTGTCCGGTCTGCTGGACGACGCCGGCTACGCCCGCGCCCCCGAGGGCGACGAGGCGGACGTCGTCGTCTTCAACACCTGTGCCGTACGCGAGAACGCCGACAACCGCCTGTACGGCAACCTGGGCCGGCTGGCCCCGGTGAAGGCCAGGCGGGACGGGATGCAGATCGCGGTGGGCGGCTGCCTGGCCCAGAAGGACCGGGACACCATCGTCCGCAAGGCCCCCTGGGTCGACGTGGTCTTCGGCACCCACAACATCGGCAGCCTCCCCGCGCTCCTGGAACGCTCGCGGGTCGAGCGGGAGGCCCAGGTCGAGATCCTCGACTCGCTGGAGACCTTCCCGTCCACCCTCCCCACCCGCCGCGAGTCCGCCTACGCGGCCTGGGTCGCCATCTCCGTCGGCTGCAACAACACCTGCACCTTCTGCATCGTCCCGGCGCTGCGCGGCAAGGAGAAGGACCGCCGTCCCGGCGACATCCTCGCCGAGGTGGAGGCGCTGGTCGCGGAGGGCGTCACCGAGGTGACCCTGCTCGGCCAGAACGTCAACGCCTACGGCTCCGACATCGGCGACCGCGAGGCCTTCTCCAAGCTGCTGCGCGCCTGCGGCGGCGTCGAGGGCCTGGAGCGGGTCCGCTTCACCTCGCCGCACCCCCGCGACTTCACCGACGACGTCATCGCCGCGATGGCCGAGACGCCGAACGTGATGCACCAGCTGCACATGCCGCTGCAGTCCGGCTCGGACTCCGTGCTGCGCGCGATGCGCCGCTCCTACCGCCAGGAGCGCTACCTCTCCATCATCGAGAAGGTCCGCGCCGCCATGCCGGACGCCGCCATCTCCACCGACATCATCGTCGGCTTCCCCGGCGAGACCGACGAGGACTTCGAGCAGACCCTCCACGTGGTCCGCGAGGCGCGCTTCGCCCAGGCGTTCACCTTCCAGTACTCCAAGCGGCCCGGCACGCCGGCCGCCGAGATGCCGGACCAGGTCCCGAAGGCCGTCGTCCAGGAGCGCTACGACCGGCTGATCGCCCTCCAGGAGGAGATCTCCTGGGCGGAGAACAGGAAGCAGGTCGGCCGCACCCTAGAGGTCCTGGTCGCCGAGGGGGAGGGCCGCAAGGACGACCGCACCGACCGGCTGTCCGGCCGGGCGCCGGACAACCGCCTGGTGCACTTCAAGCGCCCGGCGGGGGAGGCCCCCCGCCCCGGCGACATGGTCACCGTCGAGGTCACCTACGCCGCCCCGCACCACCTGCTGGCCGAGGGCGAGCCGCTCGCCCTGCGCCGGACCCGGGCCGGCGACGCCTGGGAGAAGCGGAACGCGCCGGCGGCCCCCGCCGCCAAGGGCGTCATGCTCGGCCTTCCCACCGTCGGCGCCCCGGCGCCGGCCGCGGCCGAGGCACCTGGCTGCGGCTGCGACTGA
- the dapF gene encoding diaminopimelate epimerase: protein MGTGTGAAGRRTPGIPFLKGHGTENDFVIIPDPDGALELDAALVARICDRRAGIGADGVLRVVRSAAHPEAAELADSAEWFMDYRNSDGSIAEMCGNGVRVFARYLVDAGLAGSGDLAVATRAGLRRLHIAKDAPDGTPGEVTVDMGKPAFPQPQEGVLATPRGGAEPVAWPAVNVNMGNPHAVVFVQDLAEAGHLYEAPEVTPAGAYPEGVNVEFVADLGPRAVAMRVHERGSGETRSCGTGACAVMVAAARRDGRDPLVTGERVTYTVDLPGGRLVISQLPDGTVEMTGPAVIVGEGVLYPGQLLGR from the coding sequence ATCGGCACCGGTACCGGCGCGGCCGGCCGGCGGACGCCCGGGATCCCGTTCCTCAAGGGGCACGGCACGGAGAACGACTTCGTGATCATCCCCGACCCGGACGGGGCCCTGGAGCTGGACGCCGCCCTGGTGGCCCGGATCTGCGACCGGCGCGCCGGGATCGGCGCGGACGGCGTGCTCCGCGTGGTGCGCTCCGCCGCCCACCCCGAGGCGGCCGAACTGGCCGACTCCGCCGAGTGGTTCATGGACTACCGCAACTCCGACGGCTCGATCGCCGAGATGTGCGGCAACGGCGTCCGGGTCTTCGCCCGCTACCTGGTCGACGCCGGCCTCGCCGGCTCCGGCGACCTGGCCGTCGCCACCCGCGCCGGGCTGCGCCGGCTGCACATCGCCAAGGACGCCCCGGACGGCACCCCCGGCGAGGTCACCGTCGACATGGGGAAGCCCGCCTTCCCGCAGCCGCAGGAGGGCGTCCTGGCCACCCCGCGCGGCGGCGCCGAGCCGGTGGCCTGGCCCGCCGTCAACGTCAACATGGGCAATCCGCACGCCGTGGTCTTCGTCCAGGACCTCGCCGAGGCCGGCCACCTGTACGAGGCTCCGGAGGTCACTCCGGCCGGTGCCTACCCGGAGGGCGTCAACGTCGAGTTCGTGGCCGATCTGGGCCCGCGGGCGGTCGCCATGCGGGTGCACGAGCGCGGCTCCGGCGAGACCCGCTCCTGCGGCACCGGCGCCTGCGCCGTGATGGTCGCCGCCGCCCGCCGGGACGGCCGGGACCCGCTGGTCACGGGGGAGCGGGTGACCTACACCGTGGACCTCCCCGGCGGCCGCCTGGTGATCTCCCAACTCCCGGACGGCACGGTCGAGATGACCGGCCCGGCGGTGATCGTCGGCGAGGGTGTGCTGTACCCGGGGCAGCTGCTCGGCCGCTGA